Proteins encoded within one genomic window of Variovorax sp. OAS795:
- the adk gene encoding adenylate kinase — MRLILLGAPGAGKGTQAAFICQKYGIPQISTGDMLRAAVKAGTPLGQQAKAIMESGGLVSDDLIINLVKERIAQPDCADGFLFDGFPRTIPQADAMKAAGVKLDYVLEIDVPFSDIIERMSGRRSHPASGRTYHVKFNPPKVEGKDDVTGEDLIQRKDDEEETVRKRLEVYSQQTRPLVDYYSAWAKEDPAAAPKYRAIKGVGTVDEITQRALAALGS, encoded by the coding sequence ATGAGACTAATTTTGCTGGGCGCGCCCGGGGCGGGCAAAGGCACGCAAGCGGCCTTCATCTGCCAGAAATACGGCATTCCTCAAATTTCCACCGGCGACATGCTGCGCGCGGCCGTCAAGGCCGGCACGCCGCTCGGACAACAGGCCAAGGCCATCATGGAATCCGGTGGCCTCGTGAGCGACGACCTGATCATCAACCTCGTGAAGGAACGCATCGCGCAGCCCGATTGCGCCGATGGCTTCCTGTTCGACGGATTCCCGCGCACCATTCCGCAAGCCGACGCCATGAAGGCGGCGGGCGTCAAGCTCGACTACGTGCTCGAAATCGATGTGCCCTTCAGCGACATCATCGAACGCATGAGCGGCCGGCGTTCGCATCCGGCATCGGGCCGCACCTACCACGTGAAGTTCAACCCGCCCAAGGTCGAAGGCAAGGACGACGTGACGGGCGAGGACCTGATCCAGCGCAAGGACGACGAGGAAGAAACCGTGCGCAAGCGCCTGGAGGTCTACAGCCAGCAGACGCGTCCGCTGGTGGACTATTACTCGGCCTGGGCCAAGGAAGACCCGGCCGCGGCGCCGAAGTACCGCGCCATCAAGGGCGTGGGTACCGTCGACGAGATCACCCAGCGCGCCCTGGCTGCCCTCGGCAGCTGA
- the lpxK gene encoding tetraacyldisaccharide 4'-kinase: MPLQRAWLHRGALACLLWPLSMLYAALFALRRWLYRRGWLQTGHVPVPVIVIGNVIAGGAGKTPVVMAVVRHLQARGLRAGVVSRGYGRRTDDCREVLGESDPQDVGDEPALIHRATGAPVFVARRRIDAARALLARHPAVQVIVSDDGLQHLALGRDIEVCVFDDRGVGNGWRLPAGPLRERWPRRCDLVLHSGAHPAFEGGYTATRGLADDAVASDGQRVPLDVLAAKPVIALAAIARPQAFFDMLRARGFVLAQTIALPDHFDFAGWQRPAAPGYPLVCTEKDAVKLWRQAPDALAVPLRFAPEPGFFAALDAKLSSLDGSQAA, from the coding sequence GTGCCGTTGCAGCGAGCCTGGTTGCATCGCGGTGCCCTGGCGTGCCTGCTGTGGCCGCTGTCGATGCTCTATGCAGCGCTGTTCGCGCTGCGGCGTTGGCTTTATCGCCGGGGGTGGCTCCAGACCGGGCATGTGCCGGTGCCGGTGATCGTCATCGGCAACGTCATTGCCGGCGGCGCCGGCAAGACGCCGGTCGTGATGGCCGTGGTTCGGCATCTGCAGGCCCGCGGCTTGCGCGCCGGCGTGGTGTCGCGCGGCTACGGCCGCCGCACGGACGACTGCCGCGAAGTGCTGGGCGAGAGCGACCCGCAAGACGTGGGCGATGAGCCGGCGCTGATCCACCGGGCCACGGGCGCGCCGGTGTTCGTGGCGAGGCGCCGCATCGACGCCGCACGCGCGCTGCTGGCCCGGCACCCGGCCGTGCAGGTCATCGTGAGCGACGACGGGCTGCAGCACCTGGCGCTCGGGCGCGACATCGAGGTCTGCGTGTTCGACGACCGCGGCGTCGGCAACGGCTGGCGGCTGCCCGCGGGACCCTTGCGCGAGCGCTGGCCGCGCCGATGCGACCTGGTGCTCCACAGCGGCGCGCATCCCGCATTCGAGGGCGGCTACACCGCCACCCGCGGCCTGGCGGACGACGCGGTTGCAAGCGATGGCCAGCGCGTGCCGCTGGACGTCCTGGCCGCGAAGCCGGTGATCGCGCTCGCCGCCATCGCACGGCCGCAAGCCTTCTTCGACATGCTGCGTGCCCGCGGCTTCGTGCTGGCCCAGACGATCGCGCTGCCCGACCACTTCGACTTTGCCGGATGGCAACGCCCTGCCGCGCCTGGATATCCTCTGGTCTGTACCGAGAAAGACGCCGTCAAATTGTGGCGACAGGCGCCGGATGCGCTGGCCGTGCCGCTGCGCTTCGCACCCGAGCCTGGTTTCTTCGCAGCGCTCGATGCAAAGCTATCATCGCTCGATGGATCCCAAGCTGCTTGA
- a CDS encoding Fe-Mn family superoxide dismutase, whose product MEHVLPPLPYALDALAPEYSKETLEYHYGKHHNAYVVNLNNLQKGTEFESMPLEDIVRKSSGGIYNNAAQIWNHTFFWNCMKPQGGGAPTGALAKAIEAKWGSYDAFKEAFVKSAVGNFGSGWTWLVKKADGSVDIVNMGAAGTPLTTGDTPVLTVDVWEHAYYIDYRNLRPKFVETFLAKLVNWDFAAKNFG is encoded by the coding sequence ATGGAACATGTGCTCCCACCCCTGCCGTACGCGCTCGACGCGCTGGCACCCGAGTACTCGAAGGAAACCCTCGAGTACCACTACGGCAAGCACCACAACGCCTACGTGGTGAACCTCAACAACCTGCAAAAGGGCACCGAGTTCGAGTCGATGCCCCTGGAAGACATCGTCAGGAAGTCCAGCGGCGGCATCTACAACAACGCCGCCCAGATCTGGAACCACACCTTCTTCTGGAACTGCATGAAGCCCCAGGGCGGCGGCGCTCCCACGGGCGCGCTGGCCAAGGCCATCGAAGCCAAGTGGGGCAGCTACGACGCCTTCAAGGAAGCGTTCGTGAAGTCGGCCGTGGGCAACTTCGGCTCGGGCTGGACCTGGCTGGTGAAGAAGGCCGACGGTTCGGTGGACATCGTGAACATGGGCGCGGCCGGCACGCCTCTCACCACCGGCGACACGCCGGTGCTGACGGTGGACGTCTGGGAGCACGCCTACTACATCGACTACCGCAACCTGCGCCCCAAGTTCGTCGAGACCTTCCTGGCCAAGCTGGTCAACTGGGACTTCGCCGCCAAGAACTTCGGCTGA
- the clpS gene encoding ATP-dependent Clp protease adapter ClpS, with protein sequence MATRIPKTPSTPPAQKPAGDDGDSVVLERRPQKTAPPQMYQVVMLNDDYTPMEFVIVVLQEYFNKDRETATQIMLKIHLDGRGVCGVYSRDLAATKVNQVMEAAHQAGHPLQCVSEPVA encoded by the coding sequence ATGGCAACGAGAATTCCCAAGACTCCCAGCACTCCGCCGGCCCAGAAACCGGCAGGGGATGACGGAGATTCGGTCGTTCTGGAGCGGCGGCCGCAAAAAACGGCGCCTCCCCAGATGTACCAGGTCGTCATGCTGAACGACGACTACACGCCCATGGAGTTCGTGATCGTCGTGCTGCAGGAATATTTCAACAAGGATCGCGAAACCGCGACCCAGATCATGTTAAAGATTCATCTCGATGGGCGCGGCGTATGCGGGGTTTATTCCCGCGACCTCGCGGCCACCAAAGTCAATCAGGTGATGGAGGCGGCGCACCAGGCCGGGCATCCGCTGCAGTGCGTGAGCGAGCCTGTTGCGTGA
- a CDS encoding Trm112 family protein, whose translation MDPKLLELLVCPVTKGPLTWNPEKQELCSRSARLAYPVRDGIPVLLENEARTLSDEELGL comes from the coding sequence ATGGATCCCAAGCTGCTTGAACTGCTCGTCTGCCCTGTCACCAAGGGCCCGCTGACCTGGAACCCGGAGAAACAGGAGCTCTGTTCGCGCAGCGCGCGCCTGGCCTATCCGGTGCGCGATGGCATTCCCGTGCTGCTCGAGAACGAGGCGCGCACGCTGTCCGACGAAGAGCTGGGGCTGTGA
- a CDS encoding cell envelope biogenesis protein TolA, which produces MSKILAVMIAGLFAAGAYAQNPTGTTPEQGNATNSKPQARAEAKKEAKPAGKVAAPAGDIAKTPEGGAIGTDKAAASGEKRAETRDQRRRNKDGSVKRKSTQGGTPQ; this is translated from the coding sequence ATGAGCAAAATTCTCGCAGTCATGATCGCTGGCCTGTTCGCCGCTGGCGCTTACGCCCAGAACCCCACCGGCACCACGCCAGAGCAAGGGAACGCCACCAACAGCAAGCCCCAAGCGCGCGCTGAAGCCAAGAAGGAAGCCAAGCCCGCTGGCAAGGTGGCTGCTCCCGCCGGCGACATCGCCAAGACCCCCGAAGGCGGTGCCATCGGTACCGACAAGGCTGCAGCCTCCGGCGAAAAGCGCGCCGAAACGCGCGACCAGCGTCGTCGCAACAAGGACGGCAGCGTCAAGCGCAAGTCGACCCAAGGCGGCACGCCCCAGTAA
- the icd gene encoding NADP-dependent isocitrate dehydrogenase, translated as MSSYQHIKVPAEGQKITVNADNSLNVPDQPIIPFIEGDGTGLDITPVMLKVVDAAVAKAYGGKKKIHWMEVYAGEKSTKVYGPDVWLPEETLHAVRDYVVSIKGPLTTPVGGGIRSLNVALRQELDLYVCLRPIQYFEGVPSPVREPHKTNMVIFRENSEDIYAGIEFEAESDKAKKLIKFLQDELGVKKIRFPNTSGIGVKPVSKEGTERLVRKALQYAVDNDKPSVTIVHKGNIMKFTEGGFRDWAYALAAKEFGAELIDGGPWMKFKNPRTGKEITVKDSIADAFLQQILLRPAEYSVIATLNLNGDYVSDALAAQVGGIGIAPGANLSDTVAMFEATHGTAPKYAGKDYVNPGSEILSAEMMLRHMGWTEAADLIISSMEKSIASKKVTYDFARLMDGATQVSCSGFGQVMIDHM; from the coding sequence ATGTCCAGCTACCAGCACATCAAAGTCCCGGCCGAAGGCCAGAAGATCACTGTCAACGCCGACAACTCGCTCAATGTGCCTGATCAGCCGATCATTCCCTTCATCGAAGGCGACGGCACGGGTCTGGACATCACCCCCGTGATGCTCAAGGTGGTGGACGCAGCGGTGGCCAAGGCCTACGGCGGCAAGAAGAAAATCCACTGGATGGAAGTCTATGCCGGCGAGAAGTCGACCAAGGTCTACGGCCCCGACGTCTGGCTGCCCGAAGAAACGCTGCACGCCGTGCGCGACTACGTGGTGTCCATCAAGGGCCCGCTGACCACGCCCGTGGGCGGCGGCATCCGCTCGCTGAACGTGGCGCTGCGCCAGGAACTCGACCTGTACGTCTGCCTGCGCCCGATCCAGTATTTCGAAGGCGTGCCCAGCCCGGTGCGCGAGCCGCACAAGACCAACATGGTCATCTTCCGCGAGAACTCGGAAGACATCTATGCCGGCATCGAGTTCGAAGCCGAGAGCGACAAGGCCAAGAAGCTCATCAAGTTCCTGCAGGATGAGCTGGGCGTCAAGAAGATCCGCTTCCCCAACACCTCCGGCATCGGCGTCAAGCCCGTGTCGAAGGAAGGCACCGAGCGCCTCGTGCGCAAGGCGCTGCAATACGCCGTCGACAACGACAAGCCCAGCGTCACCATCGTGCACAAGGGCAACATCATGAAGTTCACCGAAGGTGGCTTCCGCGACTGGGCCTATGCCCTGGCTGCGAAGGAATTCGGCGCCGAGCTGATCGACGGCGGCCCCTGGATGAAGTTCAAGAATCCCCGGACCGGCAAGGAAATCACCGTCAAGGACAGCATCGCCGATGCGTTCCTGCAACAGATTCTCCTGCGTCCCGCCGAATACAGCGTCATTGCCACGCTCAACCTCAACGGCGACTACGTGTCCGACGCGCTGGCGGCCCAGGTCGGCGGTATCGGCATTGCCCCGGGTGCGAATCTCAGCGACACCGTCGCCATGTTCGAAGCCACCCACGGCACGGCCCCCAAGTACGCCGGCAAGGACTACGTGAACCCCGGTTCCGAAATCCTCTCGGCTGAAATGATGCTGCGCCACATGGGCTGGACCGAAGCGGCGGACCTCATCATCAGCTCGATGGAGAAGTCGATCGCCAGCAAGAAGGTCACCTATGACTTCGCGCGCCTGATGGACGGTGCCACCCAGGTGAGCTGCTCGGGCTTCGGCCAGGTCATGATCGACCACATGTAA
- the xseA gene encoding exodeoxyribonuclease VII large subunit, producing the protein MTIRDSHTTPGPRVWPVGALCRAVAGALDARFNPVAVRGEISGFSRASSGHCYFALKDDSGQLRCAMFRRAAGLLDFSPRDGDQVEVRGRLAVYEPRGDLQLVVESLQRAGQGALFDQFLQRKARLEAEGLFDPARKRPLPAMPRAVGLVTSLGAAALHDVVTALRRRVPHIPVILAPAAVQGAGAPAEIVRALQSLYALEPAVDVILLVRGGGSIEDLWAFNDETLARTIVQSPVPLICGVGHETDFTIADFCADLRAPTPTAAAELVSAPQAMWLGAIDLLADRLEGALGTRLDALGQRLDQAAARLGRPSALVARQQLRLAHQTQRLRYAVLSRTQHLAHVPRSISADFPRKLERALTGRRERLERVALRLKLLDPALVLQRGYALLTDADGHAVVSAQKLNPGDAVVARLADGSVDLTVMPGKSGTRPTPGP; encoded by the coding sequence GTGACAATCCGTGACTCCCACACAACGCCGGGCCCTCGCGTCTGGCCCGTCGGCGCCTTGTGCCGCGCGGTTGCCGGTGCGCTCGACGCCCGCTTCAACCCGGTCGCGGTGCGAGGTGAAATCTCCGGTTTTTCGCGCGCATCGAGCGGGCATTGTTACTTTGCGCTCAAGGATGATTCAGGCCAGCTACGCTGCGCAATGTTCCGGCGCGCGGCCGGCCTGCTCGATTTTTCACCGCGCGACGGCGACCAGGTCGAGGTGCGTGGCCGGCTGGCGGTCTACGAGCCGCGAGGCGACCTGCAGCTGGTGGTCGAAAGCCTGCAGCGCGCCGGCCAGGGCGCGCTGTTCGACCAGTTCCTGCAACGCAAGGCACGGCTCGAAGCCGAAGGGCTTTTCGATCCCGCGCGCAAGCGGCCATTGCCCGCCATGCCTCGCGCGGTGGGACTCGTGACCTCGCTGGGCGCCGCGGCGTTGCACGACGTGGTGACCGCATTGCGGCGCCGGGTGCCGCACATTCCCGTCATCCTGGCGCCGGCGGCGGTGCAGGGCGCCGGTGCACCGGCGGAGATCGTGCGCGCGCTCCAGTCCCTTTACGCCCTGGAACCTGCAGTGGACGTGATCCTGCTGGTACGGGGCGGCGGCTCCATCGAAGATCTCTGGGCGTTCAACGACGAAACGCTGGCCCGCACCATCGTCCAAAGCCCGGTGCCGCTGATCTGCGGCGTGGGGCATGAAACCGACTTCACCATCGCCGATTTTTGCGCCGACCTGCGCGCACCCACGCCAACGGCTGCCGCGGAACTCGTCAGCGCCCCGCAGGCGATGTGGCTCGGCGCGATCGATCTCCTGGCCGATCGGCTGGAAGGCGCGCTGGGCACGCGGCTCGACGCGCTGGGCCAGCGGCTGGACCAGGCGGCGGCCCGGCTCGGGCGGCCCTCGGCATTGGTGGCACGGCAGCAGCTTCGGCTTGCGCACCAAACGCAGCGCCTGCGCTATGCCGTGCTCTCGAGAACCCAGCACCTCGCGCATGTTCCACGATCCATCTCGGCCGACTTTCCCCGCAAGCTCGAACGCGCATTGACCGGTCGGCGCGAACGGCTCGAACGCGTGGCACTGCGGCTCAAGCTGCTCGATCCGGCGCTGGTGCTCCAGCGCGGCTATGCCTTGCTCACCGATGCCGACGGCCACGCGGTCGTCAGCGCGCAGAAATTGAATCCGGGCGACGCCGTGGTTGCACGCCTTGCCGATGGCTCGGTCGATCTGACCGTGATGCCCGGCAAATCGGGAACGCGTCCGACGCCGGGCCCGTGA
- a CDS encoding DUF192 domain-containing protein has protein sequence MFQRFAALLLLAASLMGTAEAQQQPQTDLQRTKLSVGLYKIDAQVAQTPLQREIGLMFRKEMPQAEGMIFVFDQPATQCFWMRNTLLPLTAAFVADDGRIVNLADMQPMTENSHCSEEPVRFVLEMNQGWFAKKNIKKGAKLGGELFAAARR, from the coding sequence ATGTTTCAGCGTTTTGCCGCCCTGCTCCTGCTTGCCGCGTCCCTCATGGGCACGGCAGAGGCCCAGCAGCAACCCCAGACCGACCTGCAGCGCACAAAGCTCTCCGTCGGCTTGTACAAGATCGACGCGCAGGTCGCGCAGACCCCCCTGCAACGGGAAATCGGCCTCATGTTCCGCAAGGAGATGCCGCAGGCCGAAGGCATGATCTTCGTGTTCGACCAGCCGGCCACCCAGTGCTTCTGGATGCGCAACACGCTGCTGCCGCTCACGGCCGCCTTCGTGGCGGACGACGGGCGCATCGTCAACCTGGCCGACATGCAGCCCATGACCGAGAACTCGCACTGCTCCGAAGAGCCGGTTCGTTTCGTGCTCGAGATGAACCAGGGCTGGTTCGCCAAGAAGAACATCAAGAAGGGCGCCAAGCTCGGCGGCGAGCTGTTTGCCGCGGCAAGGCGCTGA
- the kdsB gene encoding 3-deoxy-manno-octulosonate cytidylyltransferase — protein sequence MSFTVLVPARLASTRLPDKPLADIAGLPMVVRVARRASHSGAARVVVAGDDPSIISACRAHGVEAILTRQDHASGTDRLAEACEQLGLDGNDIVVNVQGDEPLIDPALIDAVASTLAAHPEAAMSTAVHEIDSLDDFLNPNVVKAVLDAGGNALYFSRAPIPWWRDGATGGAPPRVLPSPAPLRHIGIYGYRAAFVRMFPSLASAPIESTEALEQLRALWHGHRIAVHVSQTAPGPGIDTPEDLARVRAVFAARQAP from the coding sequence GTGAGCTTCACCGTCCTGGTGCCCGCACGGCTCGCTTCGACGCGGCTTCCCGACAAGCCGCTGGCGGATATTGCCGGCCTACCGATGGTGGTGCGTGTCGCCCGCCGCGCGAGCCACTCGGGCGCCGCGCGCGTGGTCGTGGCGGGCGACGATCCGTCGATCATCTCGGCCTGCAGGGCACACGGCGTCGAAGCCATCCTGACGCGCCAGGATCACGCCAGCGGCACCGACCGGCTGGCCGAAGCCTGCGAACAGCTGGGCCTGGACGGCAACGACATCGTCGTCAACGTGCAGGGCGACGAACCGCTGATCGACCCGGCGCTGATCGACGCGGTGGCCTCGACGCTGGCGGCGCATCCGGAAGCCGCCATGAGCACGGCGGTGCACGAGATCGATTCGCTGGACGACTTCCTGAACCCGAACGTGGTGAAGGCCGTACTCGACGCCGGCGGCAACGCGCTCTACTTCAGCCGCGCGCCCATCCCCTGGTGGCGCGACGGCGCCACCGGGGGCGCACCGCCGCGCGTGCTGCCCTCGCCTGCGCCGCTGCGCCATATCGGCATCTACGGCTACCGCGCCGCTTTCGTGCGCATGTTTCCTTCACTGGCGTCCGCGCCCATCGAGTCCACCGAAGCGCTCGAGCAGTTGCGCGCGCTGTGGCACGGCCATCGCATCGCCGTGCATGTGAGCCAGACCGCGCCCGGACCGGGCATCGACACGCCCGAAGACCTTGCCCGGGTGCGGGCGGTCTTCGCGGCCCGCCAGGCGCCCTGA
- a CDS encoding biopolymer transporter ExbD, with amino-acid sequence MSRGRMQFRHGARDEPEINLIPFIDVLLVVLIFLMLSTTYSKFTEMQLRLPTADVDSQRDYPKEVIVAVSADGRYSINKTPLPDRNVATVAAALGAAATGGKDSVVIISADASSPHQSVITVMEAARRAGLVQITFAAQSTAQAGH; translated from the coding sequence ATGAGCCGCGGCCGCATGCAGTTTCGCCACGGCGCGCGCGACGAACCCGAGATCAACCTGATCCCGTTCATCGACGTGCTGCTGGTCGTTCTCATCTTCCTGATGCTCTCGACGACCTACAGCAAGTTCACCGAAATGCAGCTGCGCCTGCCGACGGCCGACGTCGATTCGCAGCGCGACTACCCCAAGGAAGTGATCGTCGCGGTGTCCGCCGACGGCCGCTATTCGATCAACAAGACGCCGCTGCCGGACCGCAACGTGGCCACCGTGGCCGCGGCGCTGGGTGCGGCCGCCACGGGCGGCAAGGACAGCGTGGTCATCATCAGTGCCGACGCCAGCAGCCCGCACCAGTCCGTGATCACGGTGATGGAGGCCGCACGCCGCGCCGGCCTGGTGCAGATCACGTTCGCAGCCCAGTCGACGGCGCAAGCAGGGCACTGA
- the clpA gene encoding ATP-dependent Clp protease ATP-binding subunit ClpA: MIAQELEVSLHMAFVEARQQRHEFITVEHLLLALLDNPSAAEVLRACSANVDDLRASLTNFIKDNTPQVAGTDDVDTQPTLGFQRVIQRAIMHVQSTGNGKKEVTGANVLVAIFGEKDSHAVYYLHQQGVTRLDVVNFIAHGIKKSDPPEAVKGSSESSSGEGEEGGGEKNEKASPLEQFTQNLNQLAKDGKIDPLIGREYEVERVIQILCRRRKNNPLLVGEAGVGKTAIAEGLAWRITQADVPEILAEAQVYSLDMGALLAGTKYRGDFEQRLKGVLKSLKDKPNAILFIDEIHTLIGAGAASGGTLDASNLLKPALSSGQLKCIGATTFSEYRGIFEKDAALSRRFQKVDVVEPTVQETVDILKGLKSRFEEHHGVKYAVAALQAAAELSAKYINDRHLPDKAIDVIDEAGAAQRILPANKRKKTISKTEVEDIVAKIARIPPANVSNDDRGKLQTIERDLKSVVFGQDKALEVLASAVKMARSGLGREDKPIGSFLFSGPTGVGKTEAAKQLAYIMGIELIRFDMSEYMERHAVSRLIGAPPGYVGFDQGGLLTEAITKKPHAVLLLDEIEKAHPDIFNVLLQVMDHGTLTDNNGRKADFRNVIIVMTTNAGAETMNKATIGFTNPRQAGDEMADIKRLFTPEFRNRLDATVSFKALDEQIILRVVDKFLLQLETQLAEKKVDVTFSDGLRKHLAKKGFDPLMGARPMQRLIQDTIRRALADELLFGRLIDGGRLSVDIDDKGEVQLDIQPLPKKEGKSKPEAEEAAAG, from the coding sequence ATGATTGCCCAGGAACTGGAAGTCAGCTTGCACATGGCCTTCGTCGAGGCCAGGCAGCAGCGCCACGAGTTCATCACCGTGGAGCATCTGTTGCTCGCTTTGCTGGACAACCCGAGCGCCGCAGAGGTCCTGCGCGCCTGCTCGGCCAACGTCGACGACCTGCGGGCGTCGCTCACCAACTTCATCAAGGACAACACGCCCCAGGTGGCGGGTACCGACGATGTCGACACCCAGCCCACGCTGGGTTTCCAGCGCGTGATCCAGCGCGCCATCATGCATGTGCAGTCCACCGGCAACGGCAAGAAGGAAGTCACCGGCGCCAACGTGCTGGTCGCGATCTTCGGCGAGAAGGACTCGCACGCGGTGTACTACCTCCACCAGCAAGGCGTGACCCGCCTCGATGTCGTGAACTTCATTGCCCACGGCATCAAGAAGAGCGATCCGCCTGAAGCCGTCAAGGGCAGCAGCGAATCGTCATCGGGCGAGGGCGAAGAGGGTGGCGGCGAAAAGAACGAGAAGGCTTCGCCTCTCGAGCAGTTCACGCAGAACCTCAACCAGCTCGCCAAGGACGGCAAGATCGATCCGCTGATCGGCCGCGAATACGAGGTCGAGCGCGTCATCCAGATCCTGTGCCGCCGGCGCAAGAACAACCCGCTGCTGGTGGGCGAGGCCGGCGTGGGCAAGACCGCCATCGCCGAAGGCCTGGCATGGCGCATCACCCAGGCCGACGTGCCTGAGATCCTCGCCGAGGCGCAGGTCTACTCGCTCGACATGGGCGCACTTTTGGCCGGCACCAAGTACCGCGGTGATTTCGAGCAGCGCCTGAAGGGCGTGCTCAAGTCGCTCAAGGACAAGCCGAACGCCATCCTGTTCATCGACGAAATCCACACCCTGATCGGTGCGGGCGCGGCGTCTGGCGGCACGCTCGATGCGTCGAACCTGCTCAAGCCGGCGCTCTCCAGCGGCCAGCTCAAGTGCATCGGCGCCACGACGTTCAGCGAGTACCGCGGCATCTTCGAGAAGGATGCAGCCTTGTCGCGCCGCTTCCAGAAGGTCGACGTGGTCGAGCCGACGGTGCAGGAGACCGTGGACATCCTCAAGGGCCTGAAGTCGCGCTTCGAAGAGCACCATGGCGTCAAGTACGCGGTGGCGGCCCTGCAGGCCGCGGCCGAGCTGAGCGCCAAGTACATCAACGACCGCCACCTGCCCGACAAGGCCATCGACGTGATCGACGAGGCCGGTGCCGCGCAGCGCATCCTGCCCGCGAACAAGCGCAAGAAGACCATCAGCAAGACCGAGGTCGAGGACATCGTCGCGAAGATCGCGCGCATTCCCCCGGCCAACGTCAGCAACGACGACCGCGGCAAGCTGCAGACCATCGAACGCGACCTGAAGAGCGTGGTGTTCGGCCAGGACAAGGCACTCGAAGTGCTGGCGTCCGCGGTCAAGATGGCGCGCTCGGGCCTCGGCCGCGAGGACAAGCCGATCGGCTCGTTCCTGTTCAGCGGCCCCACCGGCGTCGGCAAGACCGAAGCGGCCAAGCAGCTGGCCTACATCATGGGCATCGAGCTGATTCGCTTCGACATGTCGGAGTACATGGAGCGCCACGCTGTGAGCAGGCTGATCGGCGCGCCTCCGGGCTACGTCGGTTTCGACCAGGGCGGGCTCTTGACCGAAGCCATCACGAAGAAGCCGCACGCGGTGCTGCTGCTCGACGAGATCGAGAAGGCGCACCCGGACATCTTCAACGTGCTGCTGCAGGTCATGGACCACGGCACCCTGACGGACAACAACGGACGCAAGGCCGACTTCCGCAACGTGATCATCGTGATGACCACCAATGCGGGGGCCGAGACCATGAACAAGGCGACCATCGGCTTCACCAACCCGCGCCAGGCGGGCGACGAAATGGCCGATATCAAGCGCTTGTTCACGCCGGAGTTCCGCAATCGACTGGACGCGACCGTGAGCTTCAAGGCGCTCGACGAGCAGATCATCCTGCGCGTGGTCGACAAGTTCCTGCTCCAGCTCGAAACCCAGCTGGCCGAGAAGAAGGTCGACGTCACGTTCAGCGACGGGCTGCGCAAGCACCTGGCGAAGAAGGGCTTCGACCCGCTGATGGGCGCCCGCCCGATGCAGCGCCTGATCCAGGACACGATCCGCCGTGCGCTGGCCGACGAGCTGCTGTTCGGACGCCTGATCGATGGCGGCCGCCTGTCGGTGGACATCGACGACAAGGGCGAGGTGCAGCTGGACATCCAGCCGCTGCCGAAGAAGGAAGGCAAGTCCAAGCCCGAAGCCGAAGAGGCTGCCGCCGGATAA
- a CDS encoding MotA/TolQ/ExbB proton channel family protein — protein MFSIIVAAGWPIWPLLACSIIALALVIERFTSLKTVKVLPPKLLDEAITVSHGSVPGPDVVTKLEHNSMLGQVLAAGLRALNANPRCTEDDLRAAMEASGRTVAHKLERYLPALATIASAAPLLGLLGTVIGMIEIFGSQSPGSGAVGSGNPAQLAHGISIALYNTAFGLIVAIPTLIFWRYFRSRVDEYLLNLELSGERFARHLNALRK, from the coding sequence TTGTTTTCCATCATAGTTGCCGCGGGCTGGCCCATCTGGCCATTGCTCGCCTGTTCGATCATCGCGCTCGCGCTGGTGATCGAGCGTTTCACCAGCCTCAAGACCGTGAAGGTCCTGCCACCCAAGCTGCTCGACGAAGCCATCACCGTCTCGCACGGGTCCGTGCCGGGGCCCGACGTGGTCACCAAGCTCGAACACAATTCGATGCTCGGGCAGGTGCTGGCCGCCGGTCTCCGCGCGCTCAACGCCAATCCGCGCTGCACCGAGGACGACCTGCGCGCGGCCATGGAAGCCTCGGGCCGCACGGTGGCGCACAAGCTGGAGCGCTACCTGCCCGCTCTGGCCACCATCGCATCGGCGGCACCGCTGCTGGGCCTGCTGGGCACGGTGATCGGCATGATCGAGATCTTCGGCTCGCAGTCGCCCGGTAGCGGCGCGGTGGGTTCGGGCAATCCGGCGCAGTTGGCGCACGGCATCTCGATTGCCTTGTACAACACGGCGTTTGGCCTGATCGTGGCCATTCCGACGCTGATCTTCTGGCGCTATTTCCGCAGCCGGGTGGACGAATACCTGCTGAACCTCGAGCTCTCCGGCGAGCGCTTCGCGCGCCACCTGAACGCACTGCGGAAATGA